The Thermomicrobiales bacterium nucleotide sequence TTGGCGCTGATCGTCGACATGCTGGTCGACCCGGGCGACATCATCCTCAGCGAGCAGCCGACGTGGTCGGGGGCGGTGCGGAACTTCACGGTCGCACAGGCCGACATCCGCCCGATCCCGATCACCGACGAAGGCACCGATGTCGACACACTGCGCCGCGAGCTGGAAGACATTCGTGCCGCAGGCAAGCGTGCCAAGCTGCTGTACACGATCCCGAATTTCCAGAATCCAACCGGCGTCACCACGACGCTGGAACGGCGCAGGGAGATCGTCGCGCTTTGCCGCGAGCACGGCGTTGCCATTGTCGAGGACGATGCCTACTTCGATCTGCGCTATTCCGGCAACCGTGTGCCGACGCTGTACTCGCTGGCCGGCGATGGTTCGGTGATGTACCTGGGCACGTTCTCGAAGATCATGGCCGCCGGGGTTCGCCTCGGCTGGGTCGTTGCCGATGCGGGCGTGATCCAGCGCCTTGCCGGCATGAAGCTTGAAGGCGGCACGAGTCCTTTCGCCGGCTATGTGGCGGCCGAGTTCTGTGCCAACGGCACGCTGCAGGAACACATCACCGAGCTGAAGAACCTGTATCGCGGCCGACGCGACATCATGCTGGACGCGCTCGGGCGAACGATGCCGGAAGGCACCACCTGGACGACGCCCGAAGGCGGATTCTTCGTCTGGCTCACGTTGCCGGATGGCATCACCGTCGGCGAGATTCAGGCTGCCGCATCCGCACAGAACGTAGAGTTTCTGCCGGGCCCCGCCTGCCATTTCCACGGAGCGGGAGCAAACACACTGCGGCTCGCCTACTCGTTTGCCGACGACGAGCAGATCGAACAGGGCATCAACATCCTCGGGAAACTCGTGAGCGAAGCGGTGGCGAAGTAGCGTTTGT carries:
- a CDS encoding PLP-dependent aminotransferase family protein yields the protein LALIVDMLVDPGDIILSEQPTWSGAVRNFTVAQADIRPIPITDEGTDVDTLRRELEDIRAAGKRAKLLYTIPNFQNPTGVTTTLERRREIVALCREHGVAIVEDDAYFDLRYSGNRVPTLYSLAGDGSVMYLGTFSKIMAAGVRLGWVVADAGVIQRLAGMKLEGGTSPFAGYVAAEFCANGTLQEHITELKNLYRGRRDIMLDALGRTMPEGTTWTTPEGGFFVWLTLPDGITVGEIQAAASAQNVEFLPGPACHFHGAGANTLRLAYSFADDEQIEQGINILGKLVSEAVAK